Proteins encoded by one window of Agrobacterium vitis:
- a CDS encoding efflux RND transporter permease subunit: protein MNISSLFISRPVGTTLLAIGLMMLGLVAYRFLPVASLPAVDLPTIRVTASRPGADPESMASSVAAPLERHLGAIAGVTEMTSTSGLGTTNIFLQFDLSRNVDSAAQDVQAAINAAVGDLPSDLPSLPSMRKANPAASPILTLALTSDTIPASAIYDAADSVVVQRISQVEGVGDVSVSGADQPAVRVRLNPDRLAAIGLSADDVRTAIVNGNALAPIGAIDGSQAFYALSVNAQLITPEDYGQLIIHAADGIAVRLADIATVEPGVRNRRSDAWFNGKPAVLLNITKAADANVMSTVDAVKALIPEVKQLIPAGIEVDILNDRTKTIHASVEDMQFTLLATVALVMAVVFVFLRRLVPTLAAGLTVPLSFAGAFAAMWLTGLSIDNLSLMALAVASGFVVDDAIVMIETIYANIEKGMKPLEAAHAGARQIGFTVIAISISLMAAFIPLFFMGGIVGKFFLTFSLTLAFTIAVSTVVSLTLTPMICGHRIKARDLDARQGRVDRAIEHGLERTVAFYDRTLKGVLHHRVLAVVITIACIVLTGFLYAKVPKGFMPRDDTGFVMGNSQAASDISYPAMLALQKRALAIVERDPAVQSIGASVGGGFLGTANRGQMLIALKAPDEREATDVVIERLRRAVAVIPGLDTSFFSPSDIRVGARTSDSEFQFTLWDADYDELVAWAPRILARLRQEPLLTDVNSDRQPSGLQANVVVDRTAASRLGVKMTAVDAALNNAFAQRQVTIVYGDRNQYRVILETYLDFAKDPEHVLKIYVPGNSGTQVPLSAFARIERTLAPIGVNHQGQFPAVTISYNIGPDTTLSEANDAVKAAVAGMHLPDTLHAEFAGDAANASSSSGGQPLLILAALVAVYIVLGILYESLIHPLTIISTLPSAGLGALLALWISGTELTIVAFIGIILLIGIVKKNGIMLVDFALEAERQHGMSPQDAIHEACLRRFRPIMMTTLAAFMGALPLVLATGPGADLHRPLGVTIIGGLIVSQALTLYTTPIIYLIFARLSARLSAQTTAGKNLEHRPAV, encoded by the coding sequence ATGAATATCTCAAGCCTGTTCATCAGCCGTCCGGTCGGCACTACCTTGCTGGCCATCGGCCTGATGATGCTTGGGCTGGTCGCCTACCGGTTCCTGCCGGTCGCAAGCCTGCCTGCCGTCGATCTTCCGACTATCCGGGTCACGGCCAGCCGTCCCGGCGCCGATCCGGAAAGCATGGCGTCCAGCGTTGCCGCGCCACTGGAGCGCCATCTCGGCGCGATTGCCGGTGTCACCGAAATGACCTCGACCAGCGGGCTTGGCACGACCAATATTTTTTTACAATTTGACCTTTCCCGCAATGTCGATAGTGCCGCCCAGGATGTCCAGGCCGCAATCAATGCCGCCGTTGGCGATCTGCCGAGTGACCTGCCGTCGCTTCCGTCCATGCGCAAGGCCAATCCTGCCGCATCGCCAATCCTGACGCTGGCACTGACCTCCGATACCATTCCCGCCAGTGCCATATACGATGCCGCCGATAGCGTCGTCGTGCAGCGGATTTCGCAGGTGGAAGGGGTTGGCGATGTCTCGGTCAGCGGTGCCGACCAGCCCGCCGTTCGCGTCCGGCTCAACCCGGACCGGCTGGCGGCCATCGGGCTTTCGGCGGATGACGTGCGCACCGCCATCGTCAACGGCAATGCGCTTGCGCCGATTGGTGCCATTGACGGAAGTCAGGCTTTTTATGCGCTGTCGGTCAATGCGCAATTGATTACGCCTGAAGATTACGGCCAGCTTATCATTCATGCCGCCGACGGCATTGCCGTCCGGCTGGCCGATATCGCCACCGTGGAGCCCGGCGTGCGCAATCGCCGTTCCGATGCCTGGTTCAATGGCAAGCCCGCCGTTCTTCTCAACATTACCAAGGCGGCGGATGCCAATGTGATGTCGACGGTCGATGCGGTGAAGGCGCTCATTCCCGAAGTCAAACAACTCATTCCCGCCGGTATCGAAGTCGATATTCTCAACGACCGCACCAAGACCATTCATGCCAGCGTTGAGGATATGCAGTTTACCCTGCTGGCGACGGTGGCGCTGGTCATGGCCGTGGTCTTTGTGTTCCTGCGCCGGTTGGTGCCGACGCTGGCTGCCGGTTTGACGGTGCCGCTATCGTTTGCAGGCGCGTTTGCCGCCATGTGGCTGACGGGATTGTCCATCGACAATCTGTCACTGATGGCGCTGGCGGTGGCCAGCGGTTTCGTGGTGGACGATGCGATCGTGATGATCGAGACGATTTACGCCAATATTGAAAAAGGCATGAAGCCGCTTGAGGCTGCCCACGCGGGTGCCCGGCAGATCGGCTTTACGGTGATCGCCATCAGCATTTCCCTGATGGCCGCCTTCATTCCCTTGTTTTTCATGGGCGGCATCGTCGGCAAATTCTTCCTGACCTTTTCCCTGACGCTCGCCTTCACCATCGCTGTATCGACCGTGGTTTCCCTGACCCTGACGCCGATGATCTGCGGCCACCGGATCAAGGCTCGAGATCTCGACGCTCGACAGGGCCGCGTTGATCGCGCCATCGAACACGGCCTGGAGCGGACCGTTGCCTTTTACGACCGCACACTGAAGGGCGTCCTGCATCACCGTGTCCTTGCGGTGGTCATCACCATCGCCTGCATCGTGCTGACCGGTTTTCTCTACGCCAAGGTGCCAAAGGGCTTCATGCCGCGCGACGATACCGGCTTTGTGATGGGCAATAGCCAGGCGGCCAGCGACATTTCCTATCCGGCCATGCTGGCATTGCAAAAACGGGCCTTGGCCATCGTCGAGCGCGATCCGGCGGTGCAGAGCATCGGTGCCTCCGTTGGCGGCGGGTTTTTGGGAACAGCCAATCGCGGCCAGATGCTGATCGCGTTGAAAGCGCCAGATGAAAGGGAGGCAACCGACGTGGTGATCGAGCGGCTGCGCCGTGCGGTTGCCGTCATTCCCGGTCTCGATACATCGTTCTTTTCGCCAAGCGATATCCGGGTCGGGGCGCGGACATCGGATTCGGAATTTCAATTCACGCTTTGGGATGCCGATTATGACGAACTGGTGGCCTGGGCACCGCGCATTCTCGCACGGTTGCGCCAAGAACCCTTGCTGACCGATGTCAACAGCGACCGCCAGCCGAGCGGTCTTCAGGCCAATGTCGTCGTTGACCGGACCGCCGCGTCTCGTCTCGGCGTTAAGATGACGGCGGTCGATGCGGCGCTCAACAATGCCTTTGCCCAGCGACAGGTGACCATCGTCTATGGGGACCGTAACCAATACCGGGTTATCCTTGAAACCTATCTGGATTTCGCCAAGGACCCGGAACATGTGTTGAAGATCTATGTGCCTGGAAATAGCGGTACGCAGGTGCCGCTCAGCGCTTTTGCCAGGATTGAGCGGACATTGGCGCCGATCGGGGTCAACCATCAGGGACAATTTCCGGCAGTCACGATTTCCTACAATATAGGGCCGGACACCACGCTGTCTGAGGCCAATGATGCGGTCAAGGCCGCCGTGGCCGGCATGCATCTGCCCGATACGCTGCATGCCGAATTTGCCGGTGACGCTGCCAATGCATCGAGTTCCTCAGGCGGCCAGCCGCTGCTCATTCTCGCGGCTCTGGTGGCCGTCTATATCGTGCTCGGCATTCTCTATGAGAGCCTCATTCATCCCCTGACGATCATTTCCACGCTTCCTTCGGCGGGACTTGGCGCGTTGTTGGCACTGTGGATCAGCGGCACGGAACTGACCATCGTCGCTTTTATCGGCATTATTCTGTTGATCGGCATCGTCAAGAAAAACGGGATCATGCTGGTGGATTTCGCGCTGGAAGCCGAACGCCAGCATGGCATGTCGCCCCAGGATGCCATTCACGAAGCCTGCCTGCGGCGGTTCCGGCCGATCATGATGACGACGCTCGCCGCCTTCATGGGCGCGCTGCCGCTTGTGCTGGCGACCGGTCCTGGTGCCGATCTCCACCGTCCACTCGGCGTGACGATCATCGGCGGCCTCATCGTTTCGCAGGCACTAACCCTTTACACCACGCCAATCATCTACCTGATCTTTGCCCGCCTGTCGGCGCGCTTGAGCGCGCAAACCACCGCCGGGAAGAATCTGGAGCACCGTCCGGCTGTTTAG
- the ligM gene encoding vanillate/3-O-methylgallate O-demethylase: MAASSLHDILQANPDIVGRLRNSPVGMYVYPVVTPEFSNWRSEQVAWRNSAVLFDQSHHMDELIVEGPDAEKFLSHHGINSFANFDLNRAKHFVPVTPNGHVIGDHIIFRERQDKFILVGRAPTSNWLMFCAAYGKWNVRLKHDPRSPSRPEGERVLRTHYRYQIQGPEAPKIFEKINGGPVPEIKFFHVDWINVGSKKVQALRHGMSGAPGLEIWGPYEDKNYILSCILEAAKDANVDLVRCGSRAYSTNTLESGWIPSPLPGIYTGDGMLAEYRQWLGADSYEANGPIGGSFVSSNIEDYYVNPFELGYDFYIGWKKEDFIGKAALEKFKGQTNRKKVTFEWNAEDVVEVIASAFRPGEDSYKWIDFPVLNYASTSADMIVNDEGKTVGLSMFGGYSYNERCILSLGIVDANVKEGDVLTLIWGEPDGGSGKTSTERPHKQAKIRVRISPTPYARQARETYAESWRTKRK; encoded by the coding sequence ATGGCAGCGAGCAGTCTCCACGATATTTTGCAGGCTAATCCCGACATTGTCGGCCGGCTGCGCAATTCGCCGGTCGGCATGTATGTATACCCGGTTGTGACACCCGAATTCAGCAATTGGCGCTCCGAACAAGTGGCTTGGCGCAATTCCGCCGTGCTGTTCGATCAATCCCACCACATGGACGAATTGATCGTCGAGGGACCGGACGCAGAGAAATTTCTGAGCCATCACGGCATCAATTCGTTTGCAAATTTTGATCTCAACCGCGCCAAGCATTTCGTTCCGGTCACGCCGAACGGCCATGTGATCGGCGATCACATCATCTTCCGCGAACGGCAGGACAAGTTCATCCTGGTGGGCCGCGCCCCGACCTCGAACTGGCTGATGTTCTGCGCCGCCTATGGCAAATGGAACGTCCGTCTCAAGCACGACCCGCGCTCTCCGTCCCGCCCGGAAGGCGAGCGCGTGTTGCGCACCCATTATCGCTATCAGATCCAAGGGCCGGAAGCTCCGAAGATCTTTGAGAAGATCAATGGCGGGCCGGTTCCGGAGATCAAGTTTTTCCATGTCGACTGGATCAATGTCGGCTCCAAGAAGGTGCAGGCGCTTCGCCATGGCATGTCCGGCGCGCCAGGTCTGGAGATCTGGGGGCCTTACGAGGACAAGAATTACATCCTGTCGTGTATTCTCGAAGCGGCAAAGGATGCCAATGTCGATCTGGTACGGTGCGGCAGTCGCGCTTATTCCACCAACACGCTGGAGAGCGGCTGGATTCCCTCGCCGCTTCCCGGCATCTATACCGGTGACGGCATGCTCGCCGAGTATCGTCAATGGCTGGGCGCTGACAGCTATGAGGCCAATGGTCCGATTGGCGGCAGTTTCGTTTCCAGCAATATCGAGGATTATTACGTCAATCCATTCGAGCTTGGCTATGATTTCTACATCGGCTGGAAGAAGGAAGATTTCATCGGCAAGGCAGCGCTTGAAAAGTTCAAGGGCCAGACCAACCGCAAGAAAGTCACCTTCGAATGGAACGCCGAGGATGTGGTCGAGGTGATCGCCTCGGCTTTCCGTCCCGGTGAAGACAGCTACAAGTGGATCGATTTCCCCGTGCTGAACTACGCATCGACCAGCGCCGACATGATCGTCAACGACGAAGGCAAGACGGTGGGCCTATCGATGTTTGGCGGTTATTCCTACAATGAGCGCTGCATCCTGTCGCTTGGCATTGTCGATGCCAATGTCAAGGAAGGCGACGTGCTGACATTGATCTGGGGCGAGCCGGACGGCGGCAGCGGCAAGACCTCCACCGAGCGCCCGCACAAGCAGGCGAAAATCCGCGTGCGGATCTCGCCTACGCCTTACGCGCGTCAGGCCCGCGAGACCTATGCCGAAAGCTGGCGCACGAAGAGGAAATGA
- a CDS encoding MerR family transcriptional regulator, with amino-acid sequence MMNIAIGEAARISGVKVATIRYYEQVGLVPQPPRTDGNRRLYSAAHLQRLTFIRHARELGFEVDAIRTLLDLQDKPGQSCSPADSIARQRLADVEERIDRLRALKTELERMITGCSHGTIAECRVIEVLADHDQCRHDRH; translated from the coding sequence TTGATGAATATTGCAATTGGCGAGGCGGCGCGGATCAGTGGCGTCAAGGTTGCGACGATCCGGTATTACGAACAGGTCGGCCTTGTGCCGCAGCCGCCGCGCACCGATGGAAACCGCAGGCTTTACAGCGCTGCCCATTTGCAGCGACTGACCTTCATCCGCCATGCCCGCGAGCTTGGCTTTGAGGTCGATGCCATTCGCACCCTGCTCGATCTTCAGGATAAGCCTGGCCAGTCCTGTTCACCCGCCGATTCAATCGCAAGACAGCGGCTTGCCGATGTCGAGGAGCGGATCGACCGGCTCAGGGCGTTGAAAACCGAGTTGGAGCGGATGATTACCGGCTGTTCGCACGGGACGATCGCCGAATGCCGGGTCATCGAGGTTCTAGCCGATCACGACCAATGCCGCCATGACCGGCATTGA
- a CDS encoding heavy metal translocating P-type ATPase — translation MATEQTTRFRVEGMDCASCATKIDTAARRVAGITDVRVSVTAQTMAVVHNGEADLIRLADKVTGLGYKTTRLAASVPQHDHPHDHVHGSTCTGHHDGEAHDHNHEGHSHEGHDHAPHGDGLHSHQHDAGPTTGPWWRTQKARLVATSGIALVLAMLIGHVVPSLSFWAFLVAIAIGIVPIARRAVMAALAGTPFSIEMLMTIASIGAIVIGATEEAATVVFLFLVGELLEGFAAGRARASIQGLTKLVPDTARIERNGRIEDVVAASLTLGTIVIVRPGDRVPADGEIIDGTSAINEAPVTGESLPKTKGVGDAVFAGTVNGEGTLRVKVTATAADNTIARVVRLVEEAQESKAPTERFIDRFSRYYTPAVTLLAALVAILPPLFWDGDWSLWLYKGLAILLIGCPCALVISTPAAIAAGLSAGARRGLLMKGGAVLENVGRITAIALDKTGTLTEGKPKLTDIVAFGGDAEETVLADAAALEMGSSHPLARAIIEASTVRAISVPTANETGAIAGKGVRGTVDGISLFLGSASAAAELAPVSAEVSTRIEMLSAEGKSVSLLVKHGAVTGLIALRDEPRPDARQGLDALKAAGIRPIMLTGDNAATARAIATLLDIEPRADLLPQDKQAIVRDMQAKGERVAKVGDGINDAPALAAADIGIAMGGGTDVALETADAAILHGRVMDIADMVMLSRQVMGNIRENITIAIGLKAVFLVTTIIGVTGLWPAILADTGATVLVTANAMRMLRWRGSAKAA, via the coding sequence ATGGCAACCGAACAGACCACCCGCTTCCGCGTCGAGGGCATGGATTGCGCCTCCTGCGCGACAAAGATCGACACCGCCGCACGCCGTGTGGCCGGTATTACCGATGTCCGGGTTTCGGTAACGGCGCAGACCATGGCGGTCGTTCATAATGGCGAGGCCGATCTGATAAGGCTTGCCGATAAGGTGACCGGCCTTGGCTACAAGACCACCCGCCTCGCCGCGTCCGTTCCGCAACACGATCATCCGCATGATCACGTGCATGGCTCCACCTGCACGGGCCATCATGATGGCGAGGCGCATGACCATAATCATGAAGGGCATAGTCACGAAGGACATGATCACGCCCCGCATGGCGACGGCCTGCACAGCCATCAGCATGATGCCGGCCCCACAACAGGCCCTTGGTGGCGCACGCAAAAAGCTCGGCTGGTCGCAACGAGCGGCATTGCTCTCGTTCTTGCCATGCTCATCGGCCATGTCGTGCCGTCCCTCTCCTTCTGGGCGTTTCTGGTCGCCATCGCCATCGGTATCGTGCCGATTGCCCGCCGTGCTGTGATGGCCGCCCTCGCCGGGACGCCGTTTTCCATTGAAATGCTGATGACCATCGCCTCGATCGGCGCCATCGTCATCGGCGCGACCGAGGAAGCAGCCACCGTCGTCTTCCTGTTTCTGGTCGGTGAACTGCTCGAAGGCTTTGCGGCTGGGCGGGCGCGGGCCAGTATTCAAGGCCTGACCAAGCTGGTTCCCGATACGGCGCGGATCGAGCGGAATGGCCGCATTGAAGACGTGGTCGCCGCCAGCCTGACACTCGGCACCATCGTTATCGTGCGGCCCGGCGACCGGGTTCCTGCCGATGGAGAAATTATCGATGGCACCAGCGCGATTAATGAAGCCCCTGTCACGGGAGAAAGCCTGCCGAAAACCAAGGGTGTCGGAGACGCTGTTTTTGCCGGAACGGTGAATGGCGAAGGAACACTCCGGGTCAAGGTAACGGCAACCGCAGCCGACAACACCATTGCTCGCGTTGTCCGTCTGGTCGAGGAAGCCCAGGAAAGCAAAGCACCGACCGAGCGCTTCATCGACAGGTTTTCGCGATACTACACACCCGCTGTAACGCTGTTGGCCGCGCTGGTGGCAATTCTGCCGCCGCTGTTCTGGGATGGGGACTGGAGCCTCTGGCTCTACAAGGGTCTGGCGATCCTGCTGATCGGCTGCCCTTGCGCGCTGGTGATCTCGACACCCGCCGCCATTGCCGCCGGTCTGTCCGCCGGGGCGCGTCGCGGCCTGCTGATGAAGGGCGGCGCGGTTCTCGAAAATGTCGGGCGGATCACCGCCATCGCGCTCGACAAGACGGGAACGCTAACAGAGGGTAAGCCGAAGCTGACGGATATCGTCGCTTTTGGCGGTGACGCTGAAGAGACCGTGCTGGCCGATGCGGCAGCCCTTGAAATGGGGTCGAGCCATCCGCTGGCCCGGGCGATTATCGAGGCGTCCACCGTCCGCGCCATTTCCGTACCAACGGCAAACGAGACTGGCGCTATCGCTGGTAAGGGCGTGCGCGGCACGGTGGACGGCATCAGCCTTTTCCTCGGATCGGCCAGTGCCGCCGCCGAACTGGCCCCGGTTTCCGCCGAGGTCAGCACCCGGATCGAAATGCTGAGTGCGGAAGGAAAATCCGTCTCGCTGTTGGTGAAGCACGGGGCTGTAACAGGGCTGATCGCGCTGCGCGACGAACCGCGCCCCGATGCCCGCCAAGGGTTGGACGCGCTGAAAGCGGCCGGTATTCGCCCGATCATGCTGACCGGCGACAATGCCGCCACGGCCCGGGCCATTGCAACCCTGCTCGACATCGAGCCGCGTGCCGATCTGCTGCCGCAGGACAAACAGGCCATCGTGCGCGATATGCAGGCGAAAGGCGAGCGGGTCGCCAAGGTCGGTGACGGTATCAACGACGCCCCGGCTCTGGCCGCCGCCGATATCGGCATTGCCATGGGCGGCGGAACGGATGTGGCACTGGAAACCGCCGACGCGGCCATTCTGCATGGAAGGGTGATGGATATCGCCGACATGGTCATGCTGTCGCGGCAGGTGATGGGCAATATCCGTGAAAATATCACCATTGCCATCGGGCTGAAAGCCGTCTTCCTGGTAACGACAATCATCGGCGTTACCGGTCTCTGGCCGGCAATCCTGGCAGACACCGGCGCCACCGTTCTCGTCACCGCCAATGCCATGCGCATGTTGCGCTGGCGCGGCAGCGCTAAGGCCGCCTGA
- a CDS encoding GntR family transcriptional regulator, translated as MQKDNKASVKLVDAATHGRRAVIELREKIISGHLAGGTRLFEVSLAEALDISRTPVREALSRLAEEGLLDRLPSGGFTVRRFGYDDVIDAIELRGVLEGTAARLAAERGADAKALSEIWETIFKLDQCFGPYVDDVEFDAYADLNEIFHRQLAALCGSEVMRREVERASALPFASPSAFLPNRLDIAAFRRSLRSAQEQHRALVEAIAAREGARAEAMAREHARTARRNLDYIFKEDPELINKIPGMALIHR; from the coding sequence ATGCAGAAGGACAATAAGGCCTCGGTAAAACTGGTGGACGCGGCCACCCATGGTCGCCGCGCCGTGATTGAATTGCGCGAGAAAATCATCAGCGGACATCTCGCTGGCGGGACGCGGTTGTTCGAGGTGTCGCTGGCGGAGGCGCTCGACATTTCCCGCACGCCGGTGCGCGAGGCCTTGTCACGGCTAGCCGAAGAAGGACTGCTTGATCGCTTGCCGAGCGGCGGGTTCACAGTGCGCCGGTTTGGCTATGACGATGTCATCGATGCGATTGAATTGCGCGGTGTTCTTGAGGGAACAGCGGCAAGGCTGGCCGCAGAGCGTGGGGCCGATGCGAAGGCGCTCTCTGAAATATGGGAGACAATATTCAAGCTGGATCAATGCTTTGGACCCTATGTCGATGATGTGGAATTCGACGCCTATGCCGATCTCAATGAGATATTCCATCGCCAGCTGGCGGCCCTTTGTGGAAGCGAAGTGATGCGCCGTGAGGTGGAGCGGGCAAGTGCTTTGCCTTTTGCCTCGCCCTCCGCCTTCCTGCCCAACAGGTTGGATATTGCTGCATTTCGCCGGTCCCTGCGCTCAGCGCAGGAGCAGCATCGCGCCCTTGTGGAGGCTATTGCTGCGCGCGAAGGGGCCCGCGCTGAAGCCATGGCTCGTGAACATGCCAGAACGGCGCGGCGAAACCTTGACTATATTTTCAAAGAGGACCCGGAGCTGATCAACAAGATTCCCGGCATGGCGCTGATCCATCGTTGA